In a single window of the Helicoverpa zea isolate HzStark_Cry1AcR chromosome 9, ilHelZeax1.1, whole genome shotgun sequence genome:
- the LOC124633047 gene encoding uncharacterized protein LOC124633047 has translation MNRHLFNYFRRLARDCRTNRSFSSKLEPNENEPIKFTTSQAARKTTRPLVRKVDVDMPWYQPYSVITSVAVFLIYFCVLREENDIDLEFDKTLYERIQGLEKEQLIQSYRFNKDHGKSVEDIEKRLLELEEIEKNAVA, from the exons ATGAACAGACATCTCTTTAATTACTTCAG aAGGTTAGCCCGTGACTGCCGAACCAATAGATCGTTCAGCAGTAAATTGGAACCTAATGAAAATGAGCCTATCAAGTTTACAACCAGTCAAGCTGCGAGGAAGACAACGAGACCTTTAGTTCGGAAGGTGGATGTAGATATGCCGTGGTATCAACCATACTCGGTAATCACTAGTGTTGCAGTATTCCTCATATACTTTTGTGTTCTAAGAGAAGAGAATGACATAGATCTTGAATTCGACAAAACACTATACGAAAGAATACAGGGTCTAGAAAAAGAACAATTGATACAGTCATACAGGTTCAACAAGGACCACGGGAAAAGTGTTGAGGACATAGAGAAGCGACTCTTGGAATTagaagaaatagaaaaaaatgctgTTGCCTAG
- the LOC124633045 gene encoding UPF0193 protein EVG1 isoform X3, whose translation MYITVLLEESKLTIAQRQKSAFKLRAHEENKSDRELLVRMPVVRPRTSRRRSLSTIRESGVFDADRYRPLKRGEDREKMKERLANTMAYGDDQEQRPKPPPAISKKPQPQLPTNKQMWHELVTQIRERTEWLAEMEYLGQAAPHRDIIKDQIAERMRALDALGIDSECSTPKSTDSGFSTRRSREPEPVVKRRSSAASGTSSQSNKSEKKRVSPKSSTRARNKEENVASYSQLSPLQYSPRRRQ comes from the exons atgtATATTACAG TTCTCTTAGAAGAGTCGAAGCTCACTATTGCTCAGCGACAAAAATCTGCTTTTAAGCTTCGGGCACATGAAGAAAATAAATCTGACCGTGAGCTGCTGGTTCGTATGCCGGTGGTCCGACCTCGAACGTCTCGAAGACGATCTCTTTCTACCATTCGGGAGTCTGGGGTCTTCGACGCAGACAG ATATCGCCCATTGAAACGAGGGGAAGATAGGGAGAAGATGAAGGAGAGGCTCGCTAACACTATGGCTTATGGAGATGACCAGGAACAACGGCCAAAGCCCCCTCCTGCAATCAGCAAGAAACCACAGCCTCAGTTGCCCACCAATAAGCAAATGTGGCATGAAT TGGTAACTCAAATCCGGGAACGTACAGAATGGCTCGCCGAAATGGAGTATTTGGGTCAGGCTGCACCGCACCGCGATATTATAAAAGATCAGATTGCGGAGAGAATGAGGGCTTTAGACGCGTTGGGCATCGACAGCGAGTGCTCCACGCCTAAATCAACGGATTCTGGGTTTAGTACGCGAAGATCCCGGGAACCAGAACCAGTGGTTAAAAGACGAAGTTCTGCAG CTTCAGGGACATCAAGTCAATCGAACAAAAGTGAGAAAAAACGTGTTAGCCCCAAAAGTTCAACAAGGGCTCGAAACAAAGAAGAAAATGTGGCATCCTACTCCCAGTTGTCTCCTTTGCAATACTCTCCTAGACGGCGCCAATGA
- the LOC124633048 gene encoding histone H3.3A, whose amino-acid sequence MARTKQTARKSTGGKAPRKQLATKAARKSAPSTGGVKKPHRYRPGTVALREIRRYQKSTELLIRKLPFQRLVREIAQDFKTDLRFQSAAIGALQEASEAYLVGLFEDTNLCAIHAKRVTIMPKDIQLARRIRGERA is encoded by the exons ATGGCTCGTACCAAGCAGACTGCCCGTAAATCTACAGGAGGTAAAGCTCCTCGTAAACAGTTGGCCACCAAGGCAGCGCGTAAATCAGCGCCCAGCACTGGTGGAGTCAAGAAACCTCATCGTTACCGTCCTGGTACAGTAGCGCTTCGTGAAATTCGTCGTTACCAGAAATCTACTGAGTTGCTGATCCGTAAACTGCCATTCCAACGTTTAGTGagagaaattgctcaggatttCAAAACCGACTTGCGCTTCCAATCTGCTGCCATTGGCGCTCTGCAG GAGGCAAGCGAGGCTTACTTGGTAGGCCTGTTTGAAGACACCAACTTGTGCGCTATCCACGCCAAGCGTGTCACAATCATGCCTAAAGATATCCAGCTTGCTCGACGAATCCGCGGCGAGCGTGCTTAA
- the LOC124633045 gene encoding UPF0193 protein EVG1 homolog isoform X1: protein MKMLKPDDNGFVNITWPSKNVPHGGIFHTRVAEPTENQRELLKVLLEESKLTIAQRQKSAFKLRAHEENKSDRELLVRMPVVRPRTSRRRSLSTIRESGVFDADRYRPLKRGEDREKMKERLANTMAYGDDQEQRPKPPPAISKKPQPQLPTNKQMWHELVTQIRERTEWLAEMEYLGQAAPHRDIIKDQIAERMRALDALGIDSECSTPKSTDSGFSTRRSREPEPVVKRRSSAASGTSSQSNKSEKKRVSPKSSTRARNKEENVASYSQLSPLQYSPRRRQ from the exons atgaaaatgttgAAACCTGACGATAATGGTTTTGTGAATATCACCTGGCCGAGCAAGAATGTTCCGCACGGTGGTATTTTTCACACTCGCGTGGCAGAACCAACGGAAAATCAACGAGAGTTACTAAAAG TTCTCTTAGAAGAGTCGAAGCTCACTATTGCTCAGCGACAAAAATCTGCTTTTAAGCTTCGGGCACATGAAGAAAATAAATCTGACCGTGAGCTGCTGGTTCGTATGCCGGTGGTCCGACCTCGAACGTCTCGAAGACGATCTCTTTCTACCATTCGGGAGTCTGGGGTCTTCGACGCAGACAG ATATCGCCCATTGAAACGAGGGGAAGATAGGGAGAAGATGAAGGAGAGGCTCGCTAACACTATGGCTTATGGAGATGACCAGGAACAACGGCCAAAGCCCCCTCCTGCAATCAGCAAGAAACCACAGCCTCAGTTGCCCACCAATAAGCAAATGTGGCATGAAT TGGTAACTCAAATCCGGGAACGTACAGAATGGCTCGCCGAAATGGAGTATTTGGGTCAGGCTGCACCGCACCGCGATATTATAAAAGATCAGATTGCGGAGAGAATGAGGGCTTTAGACGCGTTGGGCATCGACAGCGAGTGCTCCACGCCTAAATCAACGGATTCTGGGTTTAGTACGCGAAGATCCCGGGAACCAGAACCAGTGGTTAAAAGACGAAGTTCTGCAG CTTCAGGGACATCAAGTCAATCGAACAAAAGTGAGAAAAAACGTGTTAGCCCCAAAAGTTCAACAAGGGCTCGAAACAAAGAAGAAAATGTGGCATCCTACTCCCAGTTGTCTCCTTTGCAATACTCTCCTAGACGGCGCCAATGA
- the LOC124633045 gene encoding UPF0193 protein EVG1 isoform X2, whose translation MSQFSSGYVLLEESKLTIAQRQKSAFKLRAHEENKSDRELLVRMPVVRPRTSRRRSLSTIRESGVFDADRYRPLKRGEDREKMKERLANTMAYGDDQEQRPKPPPAISKKPQPQLPTNKQMWHELVTQIRERTEWLAEMEYLGQAAPHRDIIKDQIAERMRALDALGIDSECSTPKSTDSGFSTRRSREPEPVVKRRSSAASGTSSQSNKSEKKRVSPKSSTRARNKEENVASYSQLSPLQYSPRRRQ comes from the exons ATGAGCCAGTTTAGCAGTGGTTACG TTCTCTTAGAAGAGTCGAAGCTCACTATTGCTCAGCGACAAAAATCTGCTTTTAAGCTTCGGGCACATGAAGAAAATAAATCTGACCGTGAGCTGCTGGTTCGTATGCCGGTGGTCCGACCTCGAACGTCTCGAAGACGATCTCTTTCTACCATTCGGGAGTCTGGGGTCTTCGACGCAGACAG ATATCGCCCATTGAAACGAGGGGAAGATAGGGAGAAGATGAAGGAGAGGCTCGCTAACACTATGGCTTATGGAGATGACCAGGAACAACGGCCAAAGCCCCCTCCTGCAATCAGCAAGAAACCACAGCCTCAGTTGCCCACCAATAAGCAAATGTGGCATGAAT TGGTAACTCAAATCCGGGAACGTACAGAATGGCTCGCCGAAATGGAGTATTTGGGTCAGGCTGCACCGCACCGCGATATTATAAAAGATCAGATTGCGGAGAGAATGAGGGCTTTAGACGCGTTGGGCATCGACAGCGAGTGCTCCACGCCTAAATCAACGGATTCTGGGTTTAGTACGCGAAGATCCCGGGAACCAGAACCAGTGGTTAAAAGACGAAGTTCTGCAG CTTCAGGGACATCAAGTCAATCGAACAAAAGTGAGAAAAAACGTGTTAGCCCCAAAAGTTCAACAAGGGCTCGAAACAAAGAAGAAAATGTGGCATCCTACTCCCAGTTGTCTCCTTTGCAATACTCTCCTAGACGGCGCCAATGA
- the LOC124633046 gene encoding uncharacterized protein LOC124633046: MDSSVGQTIERIKMQEQDNEVKLREKRELNNTMLAINRGIRDALTNISKLTKEYEQLTVTTAKLAHQLIVEQTRHSALIEQVDSCCKELEELRDKSTNGISSVWNKRSTLLETIHGVADKCDIWALLIKPSGSEIVPCKKEVQNTEPVIYDDSKLKHALERRNKAIAERNYLLSEPEVGEEFLR; this comes from the exons ATGGATTCTTCAGTGGGACAAACGATCGAAAGAATTAaaatgcaagaacaagacaATGAAGTAAAACTTAGAGAAAAACGCGAAT TGAATAATACAATGCTCGCCATCAATCGAGGAATACGCGATGCTTTGACAAACATTTCGAAATTGACGAAAGAATATGAACAACTTACCGTAACCACTGCTAAACTGGCTCATCAGTTAATTGTGGAACAAACACGTCACAGCGCGCTCATTGAACAAGTTGATAGCTGCTGCAAAGAATTGGAGGAACTTCGTGACAAGTCT ACCAATGGTATTTCTTCCGTGTGGAATAAACGGTCAACATTACTAGAGACGATACACGGTGTCGCAGACAAATGTGACATTTGGGCATTACTTATTAAGCCTTCAGGTAGTGAAATAGTACCATGTAAAAAAGAAGTTCAGAATACTGAGCCAGTCATTTACGACGATAGTAAACTGAAACATGCTTTAGAAAGAAGAAATAAAGCTATTGCTGAACGTAACTATTTGCTGTCTGAGCCTGAAGTTGGCGAAGAATTTTTacggtaa